GGGTCGTTCTTATTTCTTGCGCTTGTAGATTCTGCATATTATCTCTAAGGAATGTCATATTTTCTTAATAGAGATAAAACAGCAGCAACCATCGTCTGTCAAAATAAGATATATCTCTAAGGAATGTCATATTTTCTTAATAGAGATAAAACAGCAGCAACCATCGTCTGTCAAAATAAGAGAACTACAATTACTGTACTAAAGTTGTCTGAAGTTACAGCTAGCAAGCTATCATTTGGCCTGGGTGTGGACTGTCAATGGCGTGTGTAGGGACATCAGGTAGCTAGGTCTGCCAGTGCAATATCTCATCACTGCAACAATATAACCACGTTTTCAGTACATTGTCAATGCTAGTTATCATGATTCTGTTCTATTTGACATTTAGAATTATAAACTGGTTTTGGTTTCATTTTTTATTCGTTCTACAGATGACAGAGTAGGAGAGGTGCTGCTGAATAGGTGAGTTTCAGTTTCACTTTCACAGATACTCATAAAACGAACCACAAAGACGCATCCTATAGACACACCTAGCTGTAAACCTGTGGGGTTGGGAATTGACAAAAACAGACAGCAAAAAAACAAAGTATTCTCTACATTATCAGTTAAGTGCAAGGAAGAAATGTAAACCGGCAGGAACTGTGTGTCGTGACAACAGTAGTTTAGTTTGACACACTACAGCAGGCTATGTGCTCTAATAAGGGGTAGTTCTGGACCAGAATGCTATCTTGTCCCCAGAGTGATGCAGGAGCAGCTGGAGGAGGTGTTGTATTCAGAAGTCCTGGTAGCGCACCCCACAGAAACCCAGGAGGTGGAGAGTGATCAGGAGCAGAAGATGGTGTTGCAGCTGGCTGTGATGATACGGACCATCGGAGACGCCTTCAAGAAGGACGGGAAGCTGGACGAGTCAGTTGACATTAGAGCCATTGCTTTGTGTTTTACAGTACCTGTTCAATTTCTCAAACTGTTATTCATGTGAATTCACGTTGATGAATTTGATGCAATAGACTACCCAGCAAACCAGGAACATTCCCATAACATTATCTAAGAGTCAcattaagttctagttagggttttatctaacattaaCCATTTTGTTCttcagaaaatgttttaaatgaaCATCCTTgtaatgttctcctaacattcactaaaatgttgtgcataaCATTTGTAATAATCACAACAGAACATTCCCCAAATGttctcattaggtttccaggtaatgtaataacaaaaatgaaatgtgttctgggaacgttcttgcaacatcaggcaaatGTTATATACAAACactgtataatcatcagcacaagtggacagtttttgtgttatgagaacattttccgcaacctaacgaatgttctgggaactttcacagaaccaattttggtttgctgggtagATAAACACATATGAATATAGAGTATGTGTGTCCCTCTGTGTGTTAGTTTACAATGGTCTAAAGTCAGTAGTCTAATTCCTACCCTACCTCCTTCAACCCGTCTGTCCGAGCAACAGTGCGATAGATGGAATGGTGGGGCAAATGACCAGCAAGACCAACTACTGGAAGTTGGTGGAAAAGGTATTTGAGGATGGTCAAATCACCTGGGAGAGAATTGCTGTGCTGTTCTACGTAGCAGGGAGGATAGCTGTCAAGGTATGTTATACACTGTTCTTGGtact
This sequence is a window from Coregonus clupeaformis isolate EN_2021a chromosome 7, ASM2061545v1, whole genome shotgun sequence. Protein-coding genes within it:
- the LOC121570603 gene encoding apoptosis regulator BAX-like, whose product is MACVGTSDDRVGEVLLNRVMQEQLEEVLYSEVLVAHPTETQEVESDQEQKMVLQLAVMIRTIGDAFKKDGKLDDAIDGMVGQMTSKTNYWKLVEKVFEDGQITWERIAVLFYVAGRIAVKVVIANLPQLVKAILKWTLEYFRSKLLDWIQKHGGWVNSFAALARVQVERMSSMRARSSGLILVFLGGVILGSVITWKLSRRT